The sequence TACGGTTCTGGGCATTCGGAATTGTTTCGTTCGGCGTGGTGGCAGGCGGTCTTGCTCAGGTCGCGAGCCCACAAACTACAACAACATGCGAAGAATTCGAACGTGACGTTAAATTCGACTCTTTGGCAATTGTCGACTCTAtgtggaaaataatttatttttggtcgAATACGACAGAAGTCAGACCAATTATATTTTCGTTGATTGCGAAAAAGGTTCGTTTGGtcatattatttgttgtttttattaagctCTACATTGCACGTGAaaagaataaagtattttttcttttctcttataaaaaatactctagTGAATCGTAAAGGCATATAGCAGAAGTTTATGAAATCAAGTGTagagttagtattcgttgaatTCCATGCGGGATAATATTgattcaattattgtatttaagagccgagatggcccagtggttagaacgcgtgcatcttaaccgatgatttcgggttcaaacgcaggcaggcaccactgaaatttcatgtgcttaatttgtttttataattcatctcgtgctcggcggtgaaggaaaacatcgtgaggaaacctgcatgtgtctaatttcaacgaaattctgccacatgtgtattccgccaacccgcattggagcagcgtggtggaatatgctccaaaccttctcctcaaaagggagaggaggcctttatcccagcagtgggacatttacgggctgctaatgctattgtatttaataatctatgtaaTTAGTAATAGAAAAAttgtaactattgagtttcttgccggttattctcggtagaaatGACATTCCGAACTGTTGgtagctttaaataaaatttattttacgtaaacCGGCGATATAAAATGCTcacaagagcctacttgaacgaagtatattttgttttgattgaaataataaaataaacaattttaaaattattcaaattttagagactaaataaattcaaagccgTAGTGGACGCCATAGCACCAGAGTTAGATGTCGAATGGCGTCGAGCGATACTCATGATGGAGCCAAGGCCTGGTGTCCAAGTCATTCTCTTGCATGCTACCACGCCAGGTGCATTCCGAGCCATCATTAAAATGGAACAGCGCGATAAAGGtaattgaaaaagtttttatagaaaatcCAAACGtagcaaaatattttcagaacATTTGTATAAGAGTTTTATGTTCCCACGCGTCCCCGGAAACTGCAgaccaattattattagtaaccagtatcatatttagttttataaaaatattgatatacaaAGAAACTCCTGTTCCTCACGTCAATACATAGCCTGCCCATAGTAcgtgacaaatatatattaaaaaataatcgcaatgtattgtaagtatttttattttctttgaatcACCAATGGCTGGTGTAGTCAGTTATGGTAACGAGTTATATAAATCTCAGCTTAAAAACACCAAAGAGtccatatatcataaaataagcatattttttaagatGCTCGAATTTTAGGGACACAATGATGTAAAATGTGTTCTTGTGTGCGCAGGCACGCCAACCGAGTTTTCAGTCTTCGTCAAGATGGAAGTGCGCAATAAAGGTGCGACAGTAATACACCCACCATGTACCCTCCCGCGCGCCATTTCCGCTCCTAACTTTCACGACTTGCCTCATAATGATAATAAACCGAGCgctttttaaacgttttttttttgcatcgtatttgttaatgtttgttgaAATGTACAATCTCGTTAGTCGTGAGTAAAATATGACATGAACGTTATAAGTATCCACTTCtaaaaaatacctactaaaattttaactataaagtatttaattggaaaaagctattaaatatatatagtattttaaaatggttgtcgttatattttatatgtaaaagttTCTAACTAAAAAGCTTCtactattttaaaagtatcaatGACATtagtgtaaaatttataatcaaagaaatcatttattttaaatatgaaataaaagcaAATGCAGACACAACACCTCTTCGTCACAGTAGCATGCGGAAGCAATCCTGTGGCGCCCAAAAAACGGAAAtaggttttttagtgggtattccggtgtactagagCGCAGTCCTGGGCTCCGGTGTGTCCCACATATGTGTATACATacttcacgtgggggaaacgcgtaatgcgtttttccagcgagaaaaacaAAAGACACAACACCCCTCAGTGTTGTAAACGATACGTGAACCGCGACGCCGTTTTCTGTACCGCAGAGGTTGAGCGCCTGACCGCTCACTTAGctcattatttacataaattgaaactgaaaaataggagaaaagatttttaaaaaatttgccgtaatatatccaaaataaaaaaacaactacatgtgaatcttaaaaaataattatcaagttatagtaataaaagaaaaatatatattatgtatgtcgcTGGCCTGCCTTGATTGCAAATATTTCACTTTGAAAACAACAAAGGTAGAAATAccttttatcattaaaaatgatatgtttttttaacatttaataggTCCCCTGATGGTTCTGACTTCTGATCGTCGCAgtcattactttttatttcagtaCGGCCAAATCCGGAGCCGCTTCTGAAATTTGCTGATCTACGATTCAAATTAGTGGGTCGGTATTTAGGTATGATGTGCTGTGAGGATTTCACAGCTTTTGTGATGGCCAGAATGGATGAACTGCCCACCACCGAAGAAGAGTGTCTTGATGCTGCTAATAACCTTGGCTTACATGGACCAGGAGGTAGATCgtacttgtattttaatataacccgAACTGAACTCTAAATTTATgggcaaaaataaaattcaataaatacatttatttagtttcatttattttgcacaaatttaataattggtaTGGTTGGTTATATGACTTTAActtacataaacaaataatatctcATTTTAGTAAAAACGTTGCGAGTAAAAAGTGAATCAGCAAAAGAACTGAACGAAACACTTTAATGCTAACATTTAGAAGTTGTACATTTGTGTCAAGTGACACAAATGCCATCATTAGGAAATCAATAGCGTTGTATTTTCCATGCAATACTTTATATCTAtggattataaaatttttactataaatatgagtataattaatgttttcggatgaattgagtaaaatattaacaaaatattttttatattcgtacGTAACAAAACCCAACGATGTACAATACATCAAATGTACTGGCGTTTTTaggctttaattaaaaaaatcgttatgaaacaatttttttaacatattttatagatagAGTCTTTACCTATTTCGGGGCCCTAAGGAACACACAGGAAGAATATGGGTCGCTATTAGAACGTACAAAATTGACAACGtactttttagatattttttcatcatacttaaaatattaatttacagtaCAGTCCAGAAAAAACTTCATCCgaaagtatttcatttaaaattgatgCTATTATTTAGACAGCCCAATAAATTGGTTAAATTGAAGcgaatatttgtacataatgtaaatgtaatgtgttGTCAGATAATTTAAAAGGCTATTTGTTAGGCTATaacaaactaatataaaaaaaagaatacagtATAAACGAATACAAAGACCTTTCGGGCCCCCCTGAGAATGCCGTCATGCCATGGCCCGTGTCTTATGGTAAGCCGGTAATGTAtagttgtttattatataatcttaaatatgatgttgaaaaaaaaaaaaaacataacattataaaaaaaatattgttgtacttTGAATTGATACGAATGCTTTTCAAAATTGTTTGAGACATGGTCCTGTATAGATATCCTGTAAGAAGAAACTctaaactcaccgcagaatacgaGCGTAAagtgtcagaatgtgatatgcgacgttgagttaaataattataaaatttatgaatcaaaatataaatatacttaatcatCAAATCacatatttaagaaaaccacgtgcccgaaaataattattgtaataattgataactgtttgattattaaattaataatatttagtgaattttaagatgttaaattagtctgaaatattttaccgttcataaatagttgttatattgagtgaatagtgcccccacccaattttattataaaaggccGAACGCCTGCCGGTATCacccccaccgactacgttctgagccgaggtgcgatctcataggagacaccctcaggacgaacgtcactctcgagcccaaaagcgttcactctaaggcagagtcgtaacactcgccccaaccttcggtgacgctgtaaaggccagtagggccaacagcaatactcaaccatgatacaaaaaaaaaaaaaaacggtatcaGGAGTCTTGTTCGAGCCGTCAGAGCTATCGGACCTTCTCAGTTtggaataaatcagagaagaatatttcctgagtttaatttcataacttcgaggatggatagaaatccaaaccctgacattcgtgacgtcagAAATACTGacgttatgtttttttaaaaacaagccggGGCAAGCCACTTTgtcataccaaatttaaaaatagaaagtcatgttagttaaatacaattatatatgtatataataggtACATCCTGCctaagtcaacaagtattagctccacgcttttttatcatctatataatcttgtattaaataatatgccttctttaccaatgtattttaactatttcaatttatgattcggcaaagttaaaaatatctgcggaattttactATAGAAATAGATACCTATAGGCACACGTATATAtcggaatatatatatactataagcAACACGTAACAAAATGCCCTTTCTCAGTaagtcaacatttcacgattgtgattcgaagtgaattcttagagAATTGCACTGCTAttacaagtttatattatttatagatgacAACATTGACGTTAAGACTACTATAGTAAAACTAATCAAATATAAAGAGAACTGTTTaggagaaaataaaatagaaatagacGCCATTACTGCGTACCCTtttctaaaatagttttttcaaTACGAGTTCCGAGGAACTGAATACACCTCAGGTGCACACTTTATTCTCAACGGAgcctatttacatttaaaatgtatgtgttaGTTTCAGTACATCACTTACTAGTTGGTCAAGATTTATcagtgaaaaatattattcgatacacaAAATCATAGTTTTTGATGTAACTACTCAAAcgacattttaatatcatacatattttcaaattgtaatatttgaattcaacaaattttaatataaatataatataatactagacGTATTTAGGGGtagtaaattacaaattttatgaataacacTTCGGACTCTACTAAACAACATATCAATCAAAACGttggcgttttttttttgtaaaaaaaataatggtgtTGCAGTTACGAAGATCAAGGAAATTCAATTTAGATCACGTATATATTGGAATAAGAACATGCCATAgtgtaatcaaatcaaatcaaaccaaatcaaattcctttattcaataatttgtaaGATAGAATGAAGTAAATTACACTTAACTCAAATATTTGCTGATTTTCAGACTGCACTTATTATGCTAAGCTATAACGACCCACACCACTGTAATATTACTGTACTATCTGTAtgtattatctgtatatatagCAAAATACCACTACTGATTAAGGACGTAATCTTAGAAATTCCTTATATAGACATCTGCATTTTATGAAACCCTACCCCTACCCGGGTGTAAAACGGGGGTTTGAAagtttgtattttgtaaatttcgcgcgggtaaagccgcaggttcagctagttatttataaaacaatttgcaCGGTCTTATACTAACTGTATGTCGTTCTACCTATAACTCCTctttctgaaaaaaaatcaaccaCGGATGACATTTCGACGGACTTGCataggataaaatatattttacgcacaaatatatttactaacacgagtatattatgtttactattattttatcagTAGTATCCGTAGGGATAGTATTAAGGTCATTTAAACTTCATGCTAAGATATCATTGATTCCCAAAAGTGAACATGTTATAAAACCATTGTTTGTAGTTTTCTAGTGTAAAAATACAAACGAAAATGAATCAAATCCTCGtaacgtttttttaattcaaaacagCGTAAATATCACACCGAAAATTTGGCAAATTCACCTAAAAACTCTAAAAccaataactaatatttattagtccAGTCAAACAagcaattaaattgaaacttgaAGTAATTGGCTGAATTTTCGCTATAACTTAGTTTGGGGCATCCCGAAACTATTGgtcaacaaaaacaaattcaacCTCGAGTAGGGTTCAAAACacagttacattttttaataataatttgaaaagggaacactgaaaataaaaacaaagcaaaaaaatatGGGTCatagaattatacataaaatcacaattgtacatagtatataaacttttaacaatttttggCACTCGCAAAAACCAAGTTTGAGTTAAGAAAAGTTTGAGTTAAGGgaagacacattttttttaaataggtctTGGTGAACATCTTTGCTATCAAACTGAGTATCAAGCAAAGTCTGACTTTAttcttctttcaaatatatttttatacagaaaaaagtaacatattttttcttttttcaaagtaactcttaaaaaaaatatgttatgtacTGTACTGTACCTGAACtgtactgtaaaatatattgcttttaaaatcaCTTAATCGAAACTTAGTAATTACAGTTTTACTAATATGGGGAAGAAGTTTACCCTCTAGGACATcctatttactaataattacaGTTAGCAGGATATTTGACAGGCCTCTCTGAGTAACTATCATCCATCAGATATTATGGAGATTCACATACTATAAAATATGGTTTATTCGTCCATGGGCGAAGATATTCACTTCCCATTTCTTTATTAGTTAGCCAATTGTTGTTCGTTACTTGcccaaaagaaatattaaaaaaaaaacacttgataCACatgaaagtaattaattaatgtggCTATAAAGACTGACGCTCGAGGAGCAAAAACTGTGATcttgaaaagaaaaattaagacCGAAAGTCGTTGTGGGAATATTCCACGTAACTGAGAAAGTTTGCTAAAAACACAGAAGTAATTCTTATAGTTATTTGTCTGTTATTTTGGCTTCACGAAAGGAGAATTCCCttcttaacattaaaaatcaaatcaataatattctGTTTACAAAAGTGCCGTGCCGTGTATTTTAAGAATCATGgaagaaaaattgtatttaagaatatacaagctataaaaattggtttaattttattaaatctatatatggcTGATCAACGCAAACCCGAAACCACAGTATATAGAGAGATGAAAATTTGCAAAAAAGGTCTGTATATAACGTAGGTAAGCActgaaaagattatttaaaaaaaatcctaagtaTGAAAGTTTGTATCAAGATATCGTTATTTATTCAGTCAAATTACTTGAAAATAGGCACATACACTTTTCAACACAAATAATTGAATAGGTTTTTCAGGTTTTTCTAAAATTCAAGCTCTAAGGAGTTGAGACCGACTGATAAAGTTTTAGTAATACTTATAACTGGAAAAATTGCAAAAATCCCttacaaaagttatttataatattttttttataataaaagaatcaCTGCTTCGcagttttatttgctttaaattttGGCTATTGAAGTGATAAGCGTGAATATCACGTTCTTGTATAATATACCAAATTTGAAATGTAGGTTGAAACACTCGAAAGTCAAATTATGATATAGAAATTATGGCCCTACTAACCTAAGTAATTCCTGACACTTATTACAAGATCCCAACTCCCAAACCGTAAATGTGTAGCTATAGTGTTAAATGGTAATAATTATACGTAACCATGATTGTAAGTTTGTCCCAACCATAATTCTTGTGGTCAGCGTCGGTGACGCGGTGCACCAAAGATGGCGCTTGTAAACCTATTTCTACACCTACATCTAAAGTGAACTAAACACATACATGTACAttcgtacaaaatattatatcagtgTACCTACgcaatcaataataattcaatattttgctatcaactgattttaaaattgaaaaatacgcATTTACGTGATTTTTATGTTTACCTAAATACAAAAATCGTGTAAGTAATGTTGAGTCGACCtttatattagttttgtatATAGAATTCCAGCAtcgattttattacataatagtaATTCTCTATCAATACAACCGACTTCGTACGggtgaaataagattttttttttggtctaaAACATGGAACacgatcgcagcgccacctaccgggtttCATGTAaaccataaaaaagtaacatctgttttaatttagataaacgTATcggaaatagaataaatattatactattatatttttatgtatagaaaAACATTACTTCACGAGTAGCAGGTAGTccattataaattgatttggtACGCTGAAGAGCCTATATCATTTTCCAGTCCGTTCCCCTCTGCGGATTCATGATGTCTTAGCAAATAATGCGAGAAACAAAGTATCTTATTGTCCCGATCTCATAATAAATCATTGATCCGTGCTAAATCCTTCCTAACCCTCCACGCCGGGGAGCTTGCTTATTAGAGAAATAATGGTACCATTGGCAGGTTTCATAAAACAATTGCTAGCAAATGGTTtgctttcatttgtttttttttttattttactttaaaaatatattaaatatgtatataaaattataatccttactgttgaaaataatatgaactctcttgattttaatatttaacgtatAGTCGAATGTATTTCACttgttaaacattaaattttaatgggattaaaaatatatttggatggTTCAGTAGATGACGCACGTGGATCTTAACTCGCTGGTTCAACTTCGACTATGTTTTTTCAACTGAgttcaattacaaatttatactttACAATTATTTGACCTTCAGCTTACTACAAAGAACAGAGAAAATATCTACTGTAAGAAATTGTAAGTTAAACGAATAGCCATCGGATGTATacattttgtatgtttgtatccTAACATTCTTCATATTAAGGAGAAGGGTTGGTTATGGTATATGAAGATTTACTATAAGAGTTATCTTTATGCAcaaaattaatgacaaaaaaaacaattatctgtttttaataaatttcgggTTTTCTATTTGTAGATAATTCAAAACTGAACAATTGATTGATACTAACAATTAATacgaaatttatattgtattctgTATCTTCTTTTTCGTGTGCTTCATTACTGAAGATCGTGCTTGTCCTGAAATGCTTTCACCGATGTGTCGACTATCTTCCTCCGCACCCCTCTGTCCTCGGCTAGTCTCAGGGCAGTCGGAATATTGAATCTGGTCGGACTAGCGGAGAGGTAATCGACCGCGTGATCTTTCGCCTTCGATTTTCCTTACTACCAGTTTACCAACTGTATGGTTGTCTCAGGACAATATGACCAAACTATCTTAGAACTCGTTGGTAGAAatagtataaatgtatatataacatgattagtaaaaaagaataactactactgagtttcttgtggGATTTTGATGTGAAACGTCTAATGGCGTAAAATAACAGTATAAATTGTTTGATGTTTCAAAATCtcaatctctctctctctctctctctctctaccGGGCGTTCTGTGGCGGCCTaaacataatgtatattttgattaaaatgggTATGTACTCTCACTTATAGTCACTAtactatataagtattatataagtcattcttcttatattaataaattaaaaatcttcaaACAAACTACGACATATCTACCACGATTCGTTATCGTTGGCtcattattcttttatttcatgCGTTATGGCTCTCgagaataatttaaactattttgattttgttttttagtaCCCAATAAAGGGACTGGTTTATGGGTATATGGTTTATTTATGTAGTAGTCTAAATCTGCATTCAATAACACGTTGGTACCTCGAGAGTCTTATATTCaacagaataaatttatttttccccGAAGCGCACTAGACGTCAACAAATAAGGTTATTTTTCAACAGAGGTTTTATTCATTCTCTAGATGGTATAAAGGCCAAGTCAACAGTTTTTTCAATTCTATATTAAAGATGTTGATTTATCTTCACTTATACTGGAATATGCTTaaagtataagaaaataatgtattaaaagaataattgtttttatttaagttaaatatacttataattgaatgtaaataatgtaaaatatttgctacacgaatatttttaatttatttagatactTAATTCTTAATTAGTTTCTAGTTATAAATTCTCATAGAACATAACTGCGTAGTAATATATTCAAGTG comes from Vanessa atalanta chromosome 3, ilVanAtal1.2, whole genome shotgun sequence and encodes:
- the LOC125077235 gene encoding uncharacterized protein LOC125077235; its protein translation is MWKIIYFWSNTTEVRPIIFSLIAKKRLNKFKAVVDAIAPELDVEWRRAILMMEPRPGVQVILLHATTPGAFRAIIKMEQRDKVRPNPEPLLKFADLRFKLVGRYLGMMCCEDFTAFVMARMDELPTTEEECLDAANNLGLHGPGGRSYLYFNITRTEL